The sequence ACGGCCGCCGCACCCCGGTTTTGCATAAAGGCGTTAACACGAAAGCGGGACAGGCCTTTGACTTCAAAAGAGAAATCCGTTTCCAGATTTTCTTCGTACTCTTTGCGCTGTTTGTCATTCATGATTTCATAAACCAGCGCATGCACCTGCTTATGATCCATTTCCGGTACATTCAGGCGGCGTATTTCACCATCGACCCGGATAATCGGTGGCAAACCAGCAGAAAGGTGTAAGTCAGAAGCGTTGTTCTTGACACTAAAGGCTAAAAGTTCGGTAATATCCACAGCCGACTCCATCTGATATTAAAAGAATAAATCCAGATGTATCACAGTTTTACCTGAAGTACGGTATGTTTTGACATAACCACGGGCATATCAGGGATCACTATCCGGACAGATAATGAAAACCATAGCAGAACGACTAAAAAGCGCATCAGATTCCATTCGTCAACTTTGCCAATCGGTTAATCTTCCGCCAGAGCGGGTAAAGTTGTTGGCCGTGAGCAAAACCAAACCAGTGCAGGATATCCGGGATGCCTATGCCGCTGGCCAGCGTCTGTTCGGTGAAAACTACGTGCAGGAGGGAGTGGAAAAAATACAGGCTCTTGCGGATCTTGACGAGATTGAATGGCATTTTATCGGGCCGTTGCAATCCAACAAAACCCGTATCGTAGCAGAGCATTTTGACTGGATGCAGTCACTGGATCGGCTCAAAATTGCCAGGCGTCTGAATGATCAGCGCCCGCAAGACATGCCGCCGCTGAATGTGCTGATTCAGGTCAATATCAGCCATGACCAGCGTAAATCGGGCCTGGAAAACGAAGCGGAGCTGTTTGCGCTGGCCGAACAAATCAATGCGTTGGAACATCTGAACCTGCGCGGACTGATGGCCATTCCGGCAGCAGGGCTTGATGATGCCCAGCAACTGGCGGTATTTATGCGTATGCGCCGATTATTCGACGGGTTACAGGCACGTTACCCACAGGCTGATACGCTGTCGATGGGCATGTCTGGTGATATGCACAATGCCATCAAAGCCGGTTCAACTATGGTAAGATTGGGCACTGCAATATTCGGTGCCCGCACAACAGCGGCGCAGAAAAATTTATAGAAACGAGGGTATTAGTCTCTTATGCAACACAGAAAAGTGGCCTTTATCGGTGCCGGCAATATGAGCCGCAGTATTATCAGCGGTATGGTCAAAAGCGGCTATCCGGCACAGCTCATCACGGCGAGTAATCCTTCACGCCCCAAACTCGATGCACTGCAGCAAGATCAGGGCATCAATATTACTCAGGACAACCTTGAAGCGGTGAATGCCGCAGAGGTGATTGTACTGGCGGTTAAACCTCAGTTGATGGAAGAAGTGTGCAGACATCTGCAACAAGCCAATCTGAACGGCAAACTGTTCGTGTCCATCGCTGCCGGAATTGAATCAGCCCGCCTGCAACAAATGCTGGGTGGTGACTACCCATTGGTACGCACTATGCCGAACACCCCAAGTGCTCTGGGGTTGGGTATGACAGGATTGTATGCCGATGCTCAGGTGACAGAGGCTGATCGTGAATTTGCCGGTGAACTGCTCAAACAAGTAGGCGAAATTGCCTGGGTCGACAGCGAAGAGATGATCAATGGTGTGACTGCCGCCGCCGGCAGCAGCCCGGCCTACTTCTTCTTGTTTCTGGAAGCGATGCAGGATGAAGCCAAAAAAATGGGCTTTGACAATGCAACATCACGGTTGCTGGTTCAGCAAGCCATGCTGGGTGCCGCACAGATGGTTTGCAACAATCCGGAGCTGGAAATCAGTGAATTGCGCGCCCAGGTAACCTCTAAAGCAGGCACAACAGCGGCGGCGCTGAATCACTTTGAGGAAAACGGTATTCGTGAACTGGTCAGCGGTGCCATGCGCTCAGCAGTGAAACGGGCCGGAGAAATGGCAAAAACCTTCTAGGCTCTTATTGACGATAGTCTCAGAATAGCAGTTATCTGCATTAATCATCATGCGGTGCCCGTTGCACCGCGGTTTCGGACCAAGGAGTCCTGCTTTTATGAATTCGATACATTTTCTGGTCAGCGTATTATTTAATCTGTATCTGATGGTGGTATTGCTCAGGCTCTGGCTGCAGCTGGTGCGGGCCGATTTTTATAACCCCTTCAGCCAGTTTGTGGTTAAAGCCACCCAGCCCATAGTCGCGCCGTTACGTCGGATCTTACCTTCTCTGGGCAGCCTGGATACCGCCACGCTGGTATTAGCGATACTGGTGGCCATGGCTAAAGTGGTGGTGTTAACCCTGATGCTCGGAGGCGGTGGTTTTAACCCCTTAAGTGTGTTCACCACATCCCTGCTGATTGTTGTCAAAGAGAGCCTTTCATTGATGTTCTGGGTATTGATCCTGCGAGCTATCTTAAGCTGGATCAGTCAGGGACGTAATCCCATGGAACTGGTGCTGCATCAGCTTACCGAACCCTTTCTGGCACCGATCAGACGTATTATTCCGCCCATTGGCGGATTGGACCTGTCTGTATTAGTGGCCATCATTGCCCTGCAGTTTGTACAGATATTGCTGCAGGACCTGCTGGGATACTATTTCTGATCCCAGTATTGAAATAGCTATACTCAGGTAACGCTATAATTTGGATTGATTGGAGCGCACAATGAAAAACTGGCTATATCCTGTGATCTTTTGCGGCTTGTTGCTGTCTTTTGCCGGCAATGCGGAACAAAAGAAAACCCTGGGGAACTGGGATGTGCATTATATGGTGCTTACCAGTACCTTTCTGACCCCTGATGTCGCGCGCAGCTATGGCATTCAACGCAGTAAGTACAATGCGGTCGTTAATGTGTCGGTGCTGGACAAGAACACCACAAAGGCACAAAACCTGCTGGTCAGTGGCAAGGCCACCAATCTGATTGGTACCAGCAAAAAGCTGGAATTTAAGGAAGTGATTGAGGGCGAGTCCATTTACTATATTGCCACTCTGAGCTTTCGCGACCAGGAACAATACCGCTTTGAAATTGACCTGAACCAGGGCACAGAGCGCCAGACCCTGAAGTTCAGCCAGAAGCTTTATAGCGAATAATCCTGCAACCCCCCAAAAGCCATGTTAACCACAGAGGCACGGAGAGCACTGAGTGTTTAAGGATGTCAATCCCCCCCTCTGTGTCCTCCGTGCCTCTGTGGTTATATTGCCCTTTCACAGCTAAATAAATGGTGTTTATTTTCGGCTGATTTTTTAGCAAAAAACATTCTAAAAAGTCCGTTTACTCTCTCTTGAAAGGCCTGTTGTAAACACTATTTACTGAGTTGAGAGGGTTATGTCTGAATCAGAGTAACCCTCAGATTACCGGTCATACCGGTTGTTTATTTTCATATTGCTTCGAGGAGGATATGTTATGAACTCAATTGATTTTACTCCACTTTATCGCAGTACTATTGGCTTTGATCGTCTGCCTTCGTTGCTGGATAAGGCGCTTCGCACTGAAGCAACTACCAGTAATTATCCGCCCTACGACATCGAAATGGTATCTGAGAACAAGTATGCCATTTCCCTGGCCGTTGCCGGTTTTAATCGTGAGGAACTGGATATTCAGGTAGAAAAAGGTGTACTGACCGTACGCGGCAACAAAGCAGAGGAGAAAGACAGTAACAAAGAATATCTCTATCAGGGTATTGCTACCCGTTCCTTCGAACGCAAGTTTAACCTTGCGGATCATGTAGAGGTAACAGGTGCCGATCTCAATAACGGTCTGCTCACCATCCAACTGGTGAAAGAGCTCCCGGAAGAGATGAAACCACGCACTATTGCCATAAACGCCGACAACAGCCAGCAGCTGGAGCATAAGAAAGGCGACAACCAGAAGGCTGCCTGACACGGCTTAGTTGGGGTGGCGGCAGGCCGTCACCCCAGACTCATCGAACTTAAGGTTGTTTCCATTAACATGGTTATACGGGAGGAATCTTTATGAAACTGGATAAACTGAACCCCTGGAACTGGTTTAAACATGAGGAACTCCAGGGGAGAGATACGCAAATACCGGTCAGGCGCAGTGGCAATAATGAGGTGACCGGTATGACTGAACACCCGGTACACCCGATGGCACAATTGCATCAGGAAATCGACAGACTGTTTGAGTCCGCTTTCCGTGGCGTTGGAGTACCGGGCCTTGCAGGCAACAATCTGTCATCATTCAGACCGAGTCTTGATGTCTCAGGCGATGGCAGGGCATATTTGATCAGCCTGGAAACACCGGGGATGGCGGAATCGGATCTGGACATTGAGGTGAGCGGCGATATTCTGCGTATCAGTGGCCACAAGAAGGAAGAGAAGGAAGACAAAGATCGCCACTATTACCGGATTGAGCGCAACTACGGCAGCTTTGCCCGCACTCTTTCATTACCTGATGATGCCAATGCAGATGAAATTCAGGCTAACCTCAAAGATGGAATTTTAAAGCTGACCATTCCCAGACGAGAGGGGCAGCACGGCGAATCGAGAAAGATAGCGATTGAGAAATAATTGTCGACAGGGCAGGCCTCAGGCCTGCCCCAACGTATCCCGGCTCAGCCAAATAATTTTCTCAGCCAGCCTTTTTTGTTTTGCGGAATATTCTCTGCGGTTTTCTTCTGCTCAGATTTTAACGCCATCAGTGGTGCCAGATCCGACTCCAGCCCGGCATAAGGTGTCAACGCGTCTTTATAGATGCCTTTTCTGACCTGCTGCAAACTGGAGGTGGTAACACTGCGCTCGGTACTCTCAAGATCCAGCATCGCGTTGTGCCATTTCAGCCCAAGGCGTCTGAGCACCGGTAACAGGGTTTGCTCAGGCTCTTGCACCAGCTGTTCGTAGCTGATATTAATAATTCGCCCCGCAAGCTGTTGCTCCCAGAATGCCATCAGTGACTGATAGGCCTGATAATACTCAGCCAGTGTCGTCAAATCATTGCCATAATGATGAAACGGACTCAGGTTCTGCTCGAATATAGACAAGCAGGTGGCGACAGGATCGCGCTGGCAATGAATAAAGGTGGCATCGGGCAACGCATGAGCCAGCCAGCCCAGATGCATAAAGTTGTGGGGCATTTTATCGGTAATATAGCTGGCATCACTGCTGTACCCGGTAATCCCTGCCACATAGTCTTCACTGAAGCGCTGCATCTTGCTGGTACCTAGCTCCCCGTCCAGATAATGTAACCTTAACTGATGAGGGTGCATCTGCCGTGGTACCTGAGGATTCAGTTCCGCCAACAGGCTTTCTGCCAGGGTCGACTCGCCGGCCGCAAAAACATCGGGGTGATTGCCCAGAATGGACTCGATCAATGTGGTGCCGGAGCGCGGCATACCCAGAATAAATACGGGCTTGCGACTGGGTTGTTGGGCGGTAAATTCCGCGTAATCACCATAACGCTCGCGGATGCGCTTAAAGCACTCAAGCTCAGTGCTAATCTCCGGCTTGTGGCCACCAGCCTGAATCTGATTGGCCTGCTTAAGCAATGCCAGCCAGCGGGTTTTATCACGCTTTTTATAATGACTGGCCAGAATAAAGTAAAAGGTGGCTTTAACCTGGTTCTGACATTGATTGAGCCTGGGATCCTGTTCCAGCGATGCCAGTTGCTGGTCTGAGAGCTGCGGCTGCATCACCGCAGCGAGCAATTGCTCCTGCGGATTACCATTGGCGAAGCGATTGACGATATCCAGCTCTTTGTCACGATCACCTAGAAAGCGGTAGATATCATGCAGCCGCTGTAATTGCGGCTGACTGAAATGAAACTGTCCCTGCGCTTTCGCCAGCGTGGCCCTGGCCTGCTTTGGCCTGTTGGCCGCCACATCAATGGCCGCCTGCTCAACCAGTTTCTGGGCCTCATCGGCTATCTGATCGGCGACCACCATGGCTTGCTTAAAACGGCTGGCACTTTTGAGAGTGTCGATTTGGCGCACCAGCATGGCATCATCGTTAATACCGCCCTCAATAGCCTTGTGATAATGCTGTGCCGCCCGAATAAACAAGCCCAGCTCAAAATAACAGGTACCAAGATTTCGATGCCATTCCGGGTTGTCACCCTGTTTCAGCGCCTGTTGGAAGTAGCTTGCCGCTTTGCTGTGCTGATTCTGGAACAAATAACAACTGCCAAGATTATTCAGACAGTTGGCGTCATCAGGCTCTAGCTCCAGGGCTGTTTCGAAACACGCCTGAGCACGGGCGAACTCGCCGCGCTGAAACAGGCAGATACCCAGCATTTTATGCAACAGAGGATGTTGCGGGTTAGATTTGAGCTGTTCACTGGCGCCGGCCTCGACTTCAGCCAAACGCCCCTGGGAAAATAACTGCTTAAGCTGCTCCAGCGCCTGTTCGTCCATTGTGTTTCCTGTTGTTATTGTTCGTCACGAATAAAGACCGGGCTTTGTGCACTGGACTGCTCTTCGGCATAGCGATAACCAGCTGTATCAAAGCCCTGCAGATCTTTCACTTCAGTGATCTGATGCTGAATAATATAGCGGGCCATCATACCGCGGGCTTTCTTGGCATAAAAACTGATCACTTTATACTGACCGTTTTTCTGATCTTTAAATACAGGGGTCACAATCACACCATCCAGCTTTGCCGGACGTACGGATTTGAAATATTCATTAGAAGCAAGATTAACCAGTACATTGTCACCCTGAGCCTGTAATGACTGATTCAGTTTCTCGGTGATTTTGTCGCCCCAGAACTGATACAGATCCTTTCCTCTGGCGTTGTCCAGCTTCGTGCCCATTTCCAGCCGATAGGGCTGCATCAGATCAAGTGGCTTGAGCAATCCATATAGCCCGGAGAGAATGCGCAGGTGCTTCTGTGCATAGTCCAGCTGTTTTTCTGACAGACTCTGGGCCTCCAGTCCGGCATACACATCACCGTTAAAGGCCAACAGCGCCTGTTTGGCATTTTTTGCGGAAAAGGGGCGGCTCCAGCTGTGGTAGCGCTCCACATTCAGATGTGCCAGCTTGTCACTGATTTTCATCAGGCTGCCCACCTGCTGCGGTGACAGACCACGGCAGACCTGAATCAGCTCTGCCGCATCATCCAGCATCTCTGGCTGGCTGTGAGATTTAACCGGGGCAGGGGTGTCATAATCGAGATTCTTCGCCGGTGACAGAACAATCAGCATAGTCAAATGGCCTCAGTATCAAAAGCCGCCACTATAGCCAGTTGCAGGCCAGGGCTCAAATCAATTTAGCCGATTGAGGAGATAGTAAAAATATCGAATGAGGTGAGCGGCGATATTTACCGCGAATACGCCACGAACTCTGGCTACACCGTTGTTATCCCCGGTTTTTGATATCGGACATCCAACAGCCTCTGAGAAAAACAAAAATAACCACATAGCCACAGAGAACACGGAGGTATTAACAGTTTAATCCCCTTTACCTCTGTGTCTCTGTGGTGAATATGCTGTTTTCGTGTGGTTCGTGGCAAAAAAGCCTTCAACCGCGAAACTATAATTCCTCTCGCAGAGCCGCTGAGTCGCAGGGATTTTATAGCGTCAACTCTATTCCTCTGCTTCTTTGCGCCTTTGCGAGATCAAATTCAATGCAGTTTCTGGCTGTCCAGTGCCTGCATCAGTGCCTGGTGCACCGGCTTGTCAAAGGCGCAGAAAATCACTTTGCGAATAGACGAATCTTTGCTCAGAAATTGACTGGTAGCGTTTATTGCAATCTCACAGGCCTGTTGAACCGGATAGCCGTATACGCCACAGCTGATGGCGGGAAAGGCAACGGATTTAAGCCCCTGCTCTGCCGCCAGCTTTAATGATTCACGATAGCAACTGGCCAGCAGGTCCGCCTCGCCCTGATCACCACCGTGCCAGATTGGGCCAACGGTATGAATCACATAAGCCGCAGGCAGGTCAAAACCCGGGGTGATTTTTGCCTGCCCGGTTTCGCAGCCGTTAAGGGTACGACAATACTCCAGCAGTTTGGGTCCGGCGGCTCTGTGAATAGCACCATCCACGCCACCGCCGCCGAGCAGACTATTCTTGGCCGCGTTAACAATGGCATCCACTTTCAGTTCTGTAATATCACCCTGTAACAGGGTTATTTTGCCCGACATACGGCCCCCTTTTTGCGTTAAACTATTTGATCATAACAGTACCTGTATCATAACAGCCCCTGAGCCTTACCTTTAAAAGCAAAAATAACAATATCAAAAGCCGGGTTCGGAATAGAGATCGAGACAGTTTTGTAGTAAATTTACACCATTAATCAGGAGAAAATACCAACTATGGCCAACCAACTGGATTCTTTAAAGAAAATAACCACAGTTGTGGCGGATACAGGCGATATTGAGGCAATCAAAAAATATCAGCCAGTGGATGCCACCACTAACCCTTCCCTGTTGTTAAAAGCCGCCGAATTGCCCCAGTACCAGTCACTGATTGAATCTTCCGTGACCTGGGCCAAGCAGCAATCCGGTGATCCAGAGCAGCAGATTATTGATGCCGGCGACATGCTCTCGGTCAGTATCGGCAAGGAAATTGTGCAGATCGTGCCGGGGCGTATTTCCACTGAAGTAGATGCCCGCCTGTCCTTCGATACTCAGGCCACTATGGATAAGGCCCGTAAATTGATCGACCTGTACAGTCAGGCCGGTGTTGGAAAAGACCGTATTCTGATTAAAATTGCCTCCACCTGGGAGGGCATTCGTGCCGCCGAACAGCTGGAGAAAGAAGGCATCAATTGTAATCTGACCCTGCTGTTCAGTTTTGCTCAGGCCAGAGCCTGTGCCGAAGCAGGTGTGTATCTGATTTCGCCCTTTGTGGGCCGCATTCTGGACTGGTACAAAGCCAATACAGACAAAAAAGAATACGCCCCGGCTGAAGATCCCGGTGTGCAGTCGGTAACCGAAATCTATCGCTATTACAAAGACCATGGCTACAACACTGTAGTGATGGGTGCCAGTTTCCGCAATATAGGTGAGATCACAGAACTGGCCGGTTGTGATCGTCTGACCATCAGCCCGGATTTGCTCGGCCAGTTAGAACAGTCCGACGCACCCTTACCGGTAAAACTTCAGGATAAGGGCAAAGTCAAAGAGCCCGGCGAGCGGCTGACTGAAAACCAGTTCCGCTGGATGATGAATGAAGATGCCATGGCCACTGAGAAACTGGCCCACGGCATTCGCAACTTCGCCGCCGACCAGGTGAAACTGGAAACTAAACTGAAAGGCTTTTTTTAAAAGCACTAAAACCAAAGAGACATTATGAACAGCCTGACCCAATCTCCCAGCTGGAAAACACTCCAATCCCTGGCCGCCGAAATCAGCGGCCAGCATATGCGTAACTGGTTTGAACAGGATCCGAAACGGGCCGATAAATTCAGTATCGATGCCTGTGGTATCAGCCTGGATTACTCAAAAAACCTGATCAATCAGCAGGTGATGGAAGGGCTGTTAGCGCTGGCAGACCAGCAACAGGTTGCAACCAAACGTGATGCCATGTTCGCCGGTGAAATCATCAACCACACCGAAGAACGCGCGGTACTGCATACCGCATTGCGTAACTTTTCCGGTAAGCCGGTGATGGTGGAAGGTGTGAATGTGATGCCTGAAGTGCTGGCCACTCAGGATAAAATGCGTGACTTTGTAGAGCGAATTCACGCAGGCGTACACAAAGGCTATACCGGCAAGGCACTGACAGAGATCGTCTGTATCGGTATCGGCGGTTCTTTCCTTGGCCCCAAAATCATGTCGGAAGCCCTTAAACCTTACTGGCATCAGGGCGTGAATGTACATTTTGTGGCCAATGTCGACGGCTGCCATATTCATGATGTGCTTGCAAAGCTCAATCATGAACAAACCCTGGTGGTGATGTCATCCAAATCCTTTACCACTCAGGAAACCCTGCAAAATACTCTCACTGCTAAGGACTGGTTCCTTAAAGCCGGGGGCACACAGCAGGATATCGCCAGCCATTTTATCTGCGTGTCATCCAATATTAAGGCCGCCACTGAATTTGGTATCGCCGAAGAGAATATCTTCCCGATGTGGGACTGGGTTGGCGGGCGCTATTCGCTGTGGTCGGCCATTGGCCTGCCCATCGCCCTGCGCTTAGGTTATGAAAACTATCGGGCACTGCTTGAGGGTGCCTATGAAATGGACTGCCATTTCCAACAGGCACCTGCAGAGCAAAATCTGCCGATAATTATGGCTCTGCTCGGCGTCTGGTATACCAACTTTTTTGGCGCTCAGAGCCATGTATTACTGCCCTACTACCATTATCTGCGCGGCTTTCCTGCCTATGTGCAACAGCTGGATATGGAAAGTAACGGTAAATGTATCGCCGGTGATAAAGAGCAGATTGATTACGCCACCGGCCCTGTGATCTGGGGTAGTGAAGGCACTAATGGCCAGCACAGCTTCCACCAGTTGATTCATCAGGGCAAGGTACTGATCCCGGCTGATTTTATGCTGCCGCTGCGGGTACCGAATCAGGATGACACCCACCACGCCATGCTCGCCTCAAACTGTTTTGGCCAGACTCAGGCGCTGATGCAGGGTAAAACCTTCGAAGAAGCCTATGCCGATCTGGACGGACAGGGCCTCAGCGATGACAAACGCCAGTCTCTGGCCCATCATAAAACCATGCCTGGCAACAAACCCAGCAATACCCTGCTGTTTGAACAGCTGGATCCGAAAACCCTGGGTGCACTGGTAGCCCTTTATGAACACAAAGTCTTTGTACAGGGCGCTATCTGGGGCGTAAATTCCTTCGACCAGTGGGGTGTAGAGCTGGGCAAGGTACTGGGTAATCAGGTGCTGGATAAGATTCAGAACACCACAGAGCCACTGGACTCAGACGCCTCCACCAATGCACTGATTCAACGCTTCAGGCAGGCTCTGGAGAAGTAACCAAGAGATTCACAGAACAAGGGCACTAATCAGTGCCCTTTTTTGTGTATTAGTCAGGATGGTAATCGATATGGTATCCGGCTTTTCTTACAAAGGGACGTAACTGAGGCGACTCAGTGCCAGGTTCGCTCCCCGGCAGAACGATCCAGCCATCACTGGAGATATTCTCAGGGCGGCGCATGGCGTAAATCGTCCCCTGTTCAGATAATTTTCTCAGGGTCTCAGCCGTCAATGAGAGGGTATAGCGGGAATAAAAGCTGCGCTGCATGGCGGCATCGGCTTTAAAGTGACGCCAGGGGGAAACCTGCTGATTGTGATAAATATTACCCACCCGCAACAGAAGTTGTTCTCCATCGACTTCTATTACCCGCAAGCTGGTAAAGGGATACTTCAAATCTGTATCTGTTTTAAGCTCCCGCATATCGGCAAAGTAGAAATCATCCACCTTTGGCTGCGCCAGCATACGCTGCACCCGTTGTTCATCGCTGGCCTGCACTTGCCAGTACCAGAAACCGGCTAACAACAACAGCAGTAACCCCAGATTTTTACTCAGCCAATGCAGCAACCAGGGCACTAAAAATGCCCCCCGATACTGCCACGGCTGGCGCAATGCAAAATGCCAGTCACAGTCCCGGCAACGCCCTTCAGCGCTGAGTGACAGCGCAATTATTGGCAACTCAATCAGCCCAAGCATCACAAAAGGCGCGGTGCCCTTCGCCATCAATGAAGATCTATTACATTCAGGGCAATGGCGCGATGTGTACCAACAGATATTATGCTCTTGTTTGTGTATCAAAGGCACAACGATACTCCTTATGCGTTGTTCATCCCTTTTAGCAGGGCATGCTGCGTGTAGTGCTCTACGAATGTTTCTTGCATCAGAATCAGAAAACAGAAGCCCAGATAGTGCGGCTTCCGCGCAATCAGAAACAGGTTACTGATAACTTTATATAAATCATCTCCGGGGCTCGAAGGGATTTCTGATCTTTAATAATGTTTCTTTATAAGGAGAATTAGCTGCAAAGTCCTCTGCCTTGTCTGGGTTGTTCATCGTCAATCCACGATATACCGCTTTGGATGCTTCCAGCCTTTTTGCCTCATCCTGAATCTGCGCTATCTGACTAATAGCAAAGTCAGGATGCTGAAATACACTACGCCCGATCATAGTCTTCAGGGCGCTGTCTCTGTCACTGATATCAGACTTATCCAGCCAGTTAATACCAGCCTCAGGGTCATTAAAAGCAAAAGCTTCCATAACCTCGTTAATACGCTGCTGATAATCCGCAAGGGTAGTTTGATGAATGTACCAGTCCGCAGCCTCAGCCCTATCCGTCTGATTACCCCTCATCCAGTTCAGCATGACAGTTTGCTGCAGCCGCTCACTGTTTAAGGTACTCGCGGTCAACCAGTGACTTGCACTATGCGGATCCTCCCGTGTCCATTCTGCGAGAATATGCCGTGTGACTTCCTTGCGGTCCTGTAAACGAGCTACATCAATAAGCTCGATATATTCATGACCTTCACTCAGGTTACTGGTAATACCGTGTACGGCTCTTCCTATTTCATTGCGGGACAATGTGAGACTATCGAGCTTGTCCATAGCATCATATCGGTCCTGCGTTGCCAGCCCTTTGAACAAGCTGGAAACCAATCTTCCTCCATAACGGGAATAAGCCTCTTTATTCTTAACAAACCAGTCATAAGCTGACTGTGAGTCCTGTTCTGACCAATCAGACATAATTTCGACAGCGGGAGAGAGCCTAAACAGAGGGTTCTCGACATTTCGGTGCAGATAAGCCATCGCCTCCTGCGGATTGAATTTGCTGTACCGCACTAGTAACATCTCCAGTAAGGCCCGATTTTCACGCGTACCTGCCAGCGGTTCAAATCTCAGCAATGCCTCCAGCAACTGCGTTTCATTCAATTGGCTGATGGCATTGAAAGCTTCACCTAGCTGCCCGTAGTTCGCCTGCTCACCATCTTCAGAAGCAAGAACCTGCTGCAATCGATCAACCAGAGCCTGAACATTAAGATTATCGGCAGACGATTCGCCTTTTAATGTCAGCTGTTCGTTGTCAACCGACAAGATATCGAAAGCAACAACGCTGTCGTTCGCGGATTGTGCAGCAGGAGACCCGGCAAAATGTAACTCAGCGCCAGACTCAGCAGGGGATATGTTGTGACGATCAGGAAAGGGAAAAACTACACCCGCAGTATAAGCAGCAACCAGACTGACAGCCCAGAGAACAAGAGTACGTTTATTCACAACCAAAGACTCCGTTTCGGTATTTTAAACTACTATGACATGAGCTCCAGGCAGGTTCAAATTAGCTCACAAAGATGCCTGCACCGCGCAAATATCTAATGTCTGGCTAACCTGACTCTCGCCGGGTAATAGCAGATATCCAGTTTGCCGTTGCCTTTGTATTTAAAAAACGGGTTGTCCATGCTGCGGCCCTGATCCAGACGGGTTTGCATGGCCTCTGAATCTGTGTGCTGAACCTGCAGTTTTAGCCGCTCTGTTTCGGGGAGTTGACTGGCCAGCTGTGCCGTTAGAATTTTGCCCCGCTGTTCAGGGTTTTCAATCACACCGGAGTTCACCATGGCATCACCTCTTGGCAGTGCCTGAATATATTCCATACCATAAAGCACCCGGCCAAAAACACTCATGTTGCGATCCAGATGGCGCGGCGCCTGGCCAATTACTATGTAGAAATCTGTGGTGGCGCTGTCGGCCTCAATCGAGCGGGCCATGGCCACCGTGCCGGGGCAATGTATCAACCATTGCTGAGAGGTTTTTGGATCACGACCAGCAGCAAAGCCATTAATATAGCCTGTCTGCGGCGCAAAAAAATCCGGCTCCTGCAACAGCTGAAATCCGGAATCTGCAGAGGCTGAACGGGTAAACTCTGCCTTTAGCGGTGCTTTAAATTCAGAGGCCTTATTGCCGGCCATATCCCCGCCCTGGGCCACAAAACCCTCGATGACACGATAGAAATCCAGACCATCATAAAAGCCTTCATCCACCAGTTGCTTAAACTGCTTAACATGCTCGGGC comes from Lacimicrobium alkaliphilum and encodes:
- the yaaA gene encoding peroxide stress protein YaaA, yielding MLIVLSPAKNLDYDTPAPVKSHSQPEMLDDAAELIQVCRGLSPQQVGSLMKISDKLAHLNVERYHSWSRPFSAKNAKQALLAFNGDVYAGLEAQSLSEKQLDYAQKHLRILSGLYGLLKPLDLMQPYRLEMGTKLDNARGKDLYQFWGDKITEKLNQSLQAQGDNVLVNLASNEYFKSVRPAKLDGVIVTPVFKDQKNGQYKVISFYAKKARGMMARYIIQHQITEVKDLQGFDTAGYRYAEEQSSAQSPVFIRDEQ
- a CDS encoding peptidylprolyl isomerase, encoding MKYALLLYSLFSALAQASEWRTPEPENLVYLQLESGTVVIELAPFMAPEHVKQFKQLVDEGFYDGLDFYRVIEGFVAQGGDMAGNKASEFKAPLKAEFTRSASADSGFQLLQEPDFFAPQTGYINGFAAGRDPKTSQQWLIHCPGTVAMARSIEADSATTDFYIVIGQAPRHLDRNMSVFGRVLYGMEYIQALPRGDAMVNSGVIENPEQRGKILTAQLASQLPETERLKLQVQHTDSEAMQTRLDQGRSMDNPFFKYKGNGKLDICYYPARVRLARH
- the tal gene encoding transaldolase; its protein translation is MANQLDSLKKITTVVADTGDIEAIKKYQPVDATTNPSLLLKAAELPQYQSLIESSVTWAKQQSGDPEQQIIDAGDMLSVSIGKEIVQIVPGRISTEVDARLSFDTQATMDKARKLIDLYSQAGVGKDRILIKIASTWEGIRAAEQLEKEGINCNLTLLFSFAQARACAEAGVYLISPFVGRILDWYKANTDKKEYAPAEDPGVQSVTEIYRYYKDHGYNTVVMGASFRNIGEITELAGCDRLTISPDLLGQLEQSDAPLPVKLQDKGKVKEPGERLTENQFRWMMNEDAMATEKLAHGIRNFAADQVKLETKLKGFF
- the pgi gene encoding glucose-6-phosphate isomerase, with the protein product MNSLTQSPSWKTLQSLAAEISGQHMRNWFEQDPKRADKFSIDACGISLDYSKNLINQQVMEGLLALADQQQVATKRDAMFAGEIINHTEERAVLHTALRNFSGKPVMVEGVNVMPEVLATQDKMRDFVERIHAGVHKGYTGKALTEIVCIGIGGSFLGPKIMSEALKPYWHQGVNVHFVANVDGCHIHDVLAKLNHEQTLVVMSSKSFTTQETLQNTLTAKDWFLKAGGTQQDIASHFICVSSNIKAATEFGIAEENIFPMWDWVGGRYSLWSAIGLPIALRLGYENYRALLEGAYEMDCHFQQAPAEQNLPIIMALLGVWYTNFFGAQSHVLLPYYHYLRGFPAYVQQLDMESNGKCIAGDKEQIDYATGPVIWGSEGTNGQHSFHQLIHQGKVLIPADFMLPLRVPNQDDTHHAMLASNCFGQTQALMQGKTFEEAYADLDGQGLSDDKRQSLAHHKTMPGNKPSNTLLFEQLDPKTLGALVALYEHKVFVQGAIWGVNSFDQWGVELGKVLGNQVLDKIQNTTEPLDSDASTNALIQRFRQALEK
- a CDS encoding O-acetyl-ADP-ribose deacetylase codes for the protein MSGKITLLQGDITELKVDAIVNAAKNSLLGGGGVDGAIHRAAGPKLLEYCRTLNGCETGQAKITPGFDLPAAYVIHTVGPIWHGGDQGEADLLASCYRESLKLAAEQGLKSVAFPAISCGVYGYPVQQACEIAINATSQFLSKDSSIRKVIFCAFDKPVHQALMQALDSQKLH